The DNA segment CAGTTTGAAGACTCCGGGGGTAGTTTGGCGGGGGCGGCCTATTTGGTGCTGGGTCCTGTGTCTGGTGGAACGAGTAGCCTTTCTACTGCCGATGCCAAGCTTGTTGGCGAGGCGTCTGGTGATTGGGCGGGTTGTTCTGTCTCTGGCGCTGGCGACGTGAACAACGATGGATACGATGACCTCTTGGTTGGGGCTAGGTATGAGGGCTCTGGAGGGAGTGATGCCGGAGCGGCCTATTTGGTGCTGGGTCCTGTGACTAGTGGAACGACCAGCCTTTCTTCTGCCGATGCCAAGCTTGTTGGGGAGGCGTCCTATGATAATGCAGGAAGCGCTGTTGCAGGGGCAGGAGACGTGGACAATGACGGTTACGATGACCTCTTGGTTGGGGCCATCGGTGAGTCCGGCGGCGCATGGGCAGGAGCCGCCTATCTCATTTTAGGTGGGGAATGATAACCACACATCAAAGCGCCTTGCACCTTGACACTGCGGGGCAAATCGGATAATCGGGTTCAACTTTATGGCCACTCACGCCTCCGCCCTCAAACGTCAGCGCCAGAACGAAAAACGGCGCGCCCGCAACCGGACGGTCAAGTCGGCGCTGAAGAGTTTGATCAAGCAGGTAAAAAGCGCGAAAAGCAAGGCAAACGCCGCCCCCCATCTTCAGTCAGCGATCAGCCGTTTAAGCAAGGCGGCCCAAAAAGGAATCATCCACAAAAACAACGCCAGCCGTCACATCTCCCGCCTGACGCAGTTTGTAAACCATCTGTCTTAAACCGCTAGACTTACATTTTCCCCATGATATGAACGGTTCCGGAAAAAATGACGGACCATCTTGTCGAAATGAAGGAGGCCGGAAGGCGGTTCGGCCGAAGCTGGGTCCTCTCCCGCTGTAACCTGAAAATAGGCCGGGGGGAGTCGGTCGCCCTCTTCGGCAACAACGGCTCGGGCAAATCGACCCTCCTTAAAATGGTCGCCACCCTTTTGGCCCCCACAACGGGCACAATCACGGTGGCCGGGCACGACACGCAAAAAGAGAAAAGGGAAATCCGCCCCCGCATTCGCTATCTCGCGCACGAAAAACAGCTCTACGAACCGCTGACAGTGATGGAAAATCTGCGGTTGACCGCTTCTCTTCGCGGTGTGGATCGACCATTGGAAACTGTTTTGCAACGCGTTGGGATCGATCGATTCAAAAACTATAAGGTCGAAGAACTCTCTGAGGGAACGCGAAAACGGCTCATGCTGGCCAGATTACTGTTGGGTGAGGCCGATTTGATTCTTCTGGATGAGCCGCGGAAGGAAATCTTGAACGAAATAATCCGCGGATGGAAAAAAGAGGGAAAAACAGTCATCCTCGCCAGCCACGACCACGAACAGGCCCTCTCGCATGCCGACCGGCTGGTTATTTTGAAAGACGGAACGATCGATTATGACGGAAAACCGAAATAAAAATGATCACTTGAATTAGACGAGCGGGTGACGCCTGCGGGAAGGGTTCCCAAGCCGCGCCGCCAGTGGCGGATGAAGCGGCTTGGGAGCCCATGCAACTTTCCGCCCCCACCTCACTCGAACCAGTGGCGTTCGGTGGGGTCCCCCCCGAACGAGCCGCAGTCGTGCTCCTTCACGACGAGGACGAGAGAGGGAGAACCGCAGGCGGCAGGACCCGCGAGAGTTGAGATCAAATGATACAGTTCATCCGACAAATTGCCGCCATTCTCAAAAAAGACCTTCGGACCGAACTCCGCGAGGCCGATCATATCCTCTCGGTCGTCCTCTTTGGCTTTGTATTGTTTGTCCTCTTCAGTTTTGCCTTGAGCATCGAGCCGGAACTGATGCGCAAGATGGCCCCCGGCCTTTTCTGGCTTGCCGTCTTTTTTTCCTCCGTGCTCACACTGGAACGCTCCTTTCAACGCGAGGTGGAGGATGGACAGTGGGAGGGGCTTCTCCTTGCGGGAGGGGATGTCCGGGCCCTCTACCTCGGCAAAATGCTCTCGAACCTGGCGCTGGTGCTGGCGCTCCAAATCATTCTTCTCCCCCTCATGGGAATCCTCTTTGATTTGTCTCTCTCATGGTCGCTGTTGGGAGTTATCCTTTTGGGGAGCCTCGGCATTTCCACACTGGGAACCTGCTACGCGGGGCTTACGGTGAGCCTTAAGGGGGGACAGGCCTTGTTGCCGATTCTTTTGTTTCCCATGCTGATCCCGCTCCTTTTGGCCGCGACGGAAACAACCCGGTTTATTCTGGCCCATGACCTGTTCGACCAGCAGATGGTCTGGATCAAACTGCTCATATTGTTTGACACGATCTTTCTTTTGGGGGCATTGTTGAACGCCGAAAATTTTTTTGATCGATGAAAAAACTGATCGCCATTTTTCTGATTTTCTTCCTTGCCTTTGCCCAGTACCGCGGTCTTTTTGTGGCGCCGCCGGATAGCATGATGGGGGAGGTCTACCGCATTTTGTATGTTCATGTCCCGGCGGCCTGGAACGCCTTTATCTTTCTTTTCGTCTCGTTTGCCGGTTCGGTGCTTTATCTCATCCGCAAAAAGGAAAGATGGGACCGGCTGGCCGCCAGTTCTGCTGAAATCGGCCTTGTCTTGACGGGCCTCGCCCTTCTGCTCGGCTCCACTTGGGGACGGCCGACATGGGGGGTCTGGTGGACGTGGGATCCGCGGCTTACCACCACCGCGCTCCTGTTTGTGCTCTACGCCGGCTATCATATATTAAGGAAGCTGATCGCCGACCCTTTACGGCGGGCCAAAATGTCGGCCGGCGTGGGGGTCCTCATCTTCCTGAACGTCCCTCTGGTTTATTTTTCGGTAAAGTGGTGGCGGAGCCTTCATCAGGTGCAGTCGAGCCCGCAGACGATGGATCCCTCGATGGTTTTGCCGCTTCGCCTCAATGCGCTGGCCATTTTGGGGATCGGGCTTTTGTTTTTGTTTATCCGAATGAACTTGGCCAAACGCAAGGCCGCCATCGATGAAAAAGAGGCCTTGCCGCCGGGTGGAGGCACATCATGATTCAAGGAGGATGGGAATACGTAGTGGCCGCTTACACGATCACTTGGGTGGTGTTGGGGGGCTATGCCCTGTCGCTCTGGGTCAGACACCGCCGGCTTTTGAAAAAAGAATGAAAACAATTCTTACTCTTCTTGCCGTTGTCATCATCCTGGCGGGGCTGGGCTATCTCCTCCGCGGCGGCATTGAAAAAAATATTGTCTATTTTGTCACCCCGTCCGAGCTTGCGGCCAAAGGCCCGCGGGCCGTGGGCAATCCGGTACGCCTAGGGGGGATGGTGGAGAAGGGGAGCATCCAAACAAATGCGGGAATCACCACCTTCCGGCTTGCCGACGAGCATCATGTTATTCCGGTCGTGACGACAAAAACCCCTCCGCAGATGTTCCAGGAAGGAATCGGCGCCGTGGTGGAAGGGGCCCTCAAGGCCGACGGCCAATTTGAGGCGGACCGTTTGATGGTCAAGCACGGGAATGAATACCGTCCCCCCAAAGAAGGGGAAATGCCGCAGGAAATTTATCGTCAGCTGAAACAGGAAAATCCGTAATCGATGTCTCCCATGAGCTTTTATCCAAATTTCACAGCGACTCAAAAAAACCTCAAAAACTGCCCGACTTCAGGTAGCCCAAAGGCCCGGATGATGGACCAAACCTGTCTGCCGGCAGGCAGGTCCGGGAATCTTTGATTGAGTTTTATCCCGTGAAATTATACGGTTGCGGATCTCAAAATTTTAATGAGTGGAAGGAAATAGTGAATACCACTCATTGGAGATAAAGATGACATCCAAAGACGACCTTATTCGGAAATATAAAGAATACAAAGATGAGCACCAAGTGATTCCAAAGTATCACGACTTTTGCAAGTTTGCCGCTTCAACAGGAAGTCGGTTACGGTGATCACCGACAATGGCGGGCACTGGAATGTAGCGCCAACATTGATTGAGTTGGCGCAGTCAAAGGATTCGGAAGAAACAGGGGAACTGCCCCAGTTGAAGCTTTTGAAATAGAACAAGAACAGATGTCAAGAAGTCAAACCATGACTGAACACCAAACCATCGAATGGAAAGAATCCTGGCGGGAGTATCTCAATTAGGGGATTGTTATGAAACCAAAAAAACAACCCAAATCGCGAAGCATTGTGCCTGACAGAGAAACGGCCCTCTATAAACGCATACGCGATCTGATAATCACTGCCCGAAAAACAGTTGTCCGTGGCATTGATCTCGTACAGGTACACACCAACTTTGAAATAGGGCGGCATATTGTGGCGCATGAGCAGCAGGGAAAGTCACGTGCCGCATATGGCAAGGAGGTGCTAAAGAGACTGGCTCAAAAGCTGATGATCGAGTTTGGCCGCGGTTTTTCCAAGAGCAATCTGGAGTATATGCGTCGTTTCTTTCTTGCCTATCAGGAACGCGCGCAAATTACCCAGACCAAAACTGGGCAATCAGCGATTACTCTGTGCAGTGAATACAACATTGCCCAGTTTGAAACTGGGCAATTAGTCCCACCCTCGTCAAAACAAAGCCCCTTCTGTCTAAGCTGGACCCATTACGTTTTTTTGTTGGGCATTAAGAACCCGGATGAGCGCAGTTTTTACGAAATCGAGGCAGAAAATCAAGGCTGGAATCTCAAGGAATTAAAACGACAATTCAACAGCAGTCTGTATGAACGCCTTGCCTTAAGTCGTGACAAGGCGGGAATCCAAAAACTGGCGCAAAAAGGCCAGTTGGTAGAAAAACCGGAGGACTTTCTCAAAGAGCCCCTTGTTCTGGAGTTTCTTGGTTTGGACGAGCAGGTCCGCTATTCCGAATCCGACCTTGAATCGGCCATTATTAGCCAGATTGAACATTTTCTTCTGGAACTGGGAAAAGGATTTCTTTTCGAATCCAGGCAACGACGCTTCACTTTTGACGAAGAACACTTTTTTGTGGATCTCGTTTTTTACAATCGCCTCTTGCGTTGCTATGTGATTGTCGATCTCAAAATCGGCAAACTTACCCATCAGGATCTCGGCCAAATGCAGATGTATGTGAACTATTTCGACCGCTTCGTAAAGACGAAGGCGGAACACTCCACCATCGGTATTGTGCTCTGTAAAAAAAAGAAGGATGCCATCGTAAAAATAACATTACCTAAAGACGCCAATATCCACGCTAAAGAATACCAGCTCTACCTGCCATCGAAGGAGGAATTGAAGAAGAAATTGTTAGAATGGATTGATGAGGAAAAATGATGATGAATTCAGAAATTATCATGAGCCCCGTCATTTATATCGGCAATATCTCCATCGCGCTGGCCATCGGCCTCTCCCTCTTCGGCATCATTGTCTATTATACCGCTCGCCGGATTGACTCCTCCAATTCCGCCGCACTGGGACGGGCCGCCATCTACGGAAATTTTGTCCTGATGACGGTCGCCAACCTGGCGATGGTTTACGCCCTCCTCTCGGACGATTTTGGGGTGAGCTACGTCGCCCACGTCGGCGCCCGCGAAACCCCGCGATGGGTCTCCGCCATCTCCCTCTGGAGTTCGCTTGAAGGGTCGATCCTGTTTTGGGGTTTTTTGTTGTCGGCCTATTCGGCCGTTTGCGTCTACCTCTACCGCGAAAAAGAGGAAAAACTTTTGTGCTGGACAGGGCTGACGCTCCTTGCCGTTCAACTCTTTTTTTATCTCCTCCTTGCCTTTCCGGCCAATCCATTCGGGACTGTTTTTCCCGTTCCCGAAAACGGTCCCGGCCCGAATCCCCTTTTGCAAAACCACTGGCTCATGGCCATTCATCCTCCCTGCCTCTACATGGGCTATATCGGCTTTACCATTCCCTTTGCCTTCGCCATTGCCGCCCTTCTGGAAAAAGATTTATCGGGCGCCTGGCTTCCGCTGACCCGCAAATGGACCCTTTTTGCCTGGTCATTTCAGTCGCTGGCAATCATGCTGGGGGCCTGGTGATCCTATGCCGTTTTGGGATGGGGGGGCTACTGGGCGTGGGATCCGGTGGAGAACGCAAGCCTCCTTCCATGGTTGACCGGCACCGCCCTTGTTCATTCCGTAATGGTCCAGGAAAAACGGAAACTGCTCCCGGTCTGGAATCTGACTTTGGCCATTGTCACCTTTCTTCTCACCCTTCTGGGGACTTTTCTTACCCGAAGCGGGGTGCTGGATAGCGTTCATTCTTTCACCGAATCGGCCATCGGCCCCTGGTTTTTGATTTTTACCGGCGCCGTGCTGGCTATTTCCGTCGGTCTTCTTTTGTGGCGGGCCCCCTTTTTCAAACCTGCCGGCCGCCAGTCGGGCTCCAGCCGCTTTGAAAATCTCTTGAGCCTCGAGGTTCTCTTTCTTTTCAACAATCTTCTTTTTGTGAGCTTCTGTTTTGTTGTGTTTCTGGGAACCTGGTATCCCCTTGTGGTGGAGGCTCTGCAGGGAAAACGGATTTCCGTCGGCCAACCCTACTTCAACCAGATGTCGGTCCCCATCACCTGCATGATCCTTTTGGTACTCGGCATCGGTCTTCTTACCCCATGGCGAAAAGGGGACCCAAAAAAGATTCGCACCTCGGCCAAACTCCCCGCCCTCTTGTCGGCGGTTGTGACCCTTGTCGCCTGGATTCTGGGGGCCCGTTCCCCGTTGATTGCCGGAATGATCGGACTTTGCGGATTCGCCTTTTTCGTGATGTTGCTGGAGGTCATCCGCCTTTCCAAAACCCGTTCCCCTTTGGCGCTTCTTGTCGATAACCCCCGGCGCTACGGCGGCTTCGTTTCCCACCTGGGGGCCCTGATGGTGGTGATCGGCGTGGCCTTTTCCGCCATTTATGAAACAGACAGGGAGATCACCCTCAAAAAAGGGGAATCAGCCGCCGTCGGAAATTATGAACTCGTTTTTGAGGAGGTGGTCAGCCGGGATACGCCGCAGAGATACGAGGTGAGGGCAAGGGTGGATGTGACACACAACGGAAAAATAAAGAGGGTGATGACCCCGCAGATGAATTACTACCCCAACTCCCGTGAACCGGTCGCCACGCCGGCCATCCGTTCCAACCTCTTGCGGGATATCTATCTGACCCTGATTCAGGTGGAGGAAAACGGCTCGCGGGCCTCGCTCCGGGTCATCATCGCGCCGGGGGTTTCGTGGATCTGGATCGGCGGATTTGTGGTGATGCTGGGGGGATTGCTGGCGCTCTCTTTCGGGAGAAAAAAGGTGTAATGAAAAAACTTATCCTCTTTGTTGTCCTCGTAGCTCCAATCGTGGCGCTCCTTTATTTCAGCCTCACCCGCGACCCGCGCGAGCTCCCCTCCGCACTCATCGGCAAACCGGCGCCCGATTTTTTGTTGTCCGATCTCGACGGAAAAAGGGTAGCCCTCTCGTCGCTCAAGGGAAAACCCGTCATTCTGAACTTTTGGTCCACCTGGTGCGGCCCCTGTCTGGGGGAACATCGCCTGATCCGCCAGGCCGCCAGGGCCATGGAGCCCAAGGGGATGCTCTTCTACTCCATTCTCTACGAAGACACCCCGGAAAACGCCAAACAGTTTATCGCCCGGTACGGCAAGGCGGCCCCCGTCCTGCTCGATCCGGAATTAAGAACAGCCGTCGATTACGGCGTCGCCGGCGTTCCCGAAACCTTCTTCATCGACAAGGAAGGGGTTGTCCGCTACAAACAGGCGGGAATGCTGACACCCGAGATTTTGTGGGAGCAGGCGGAGGCGATTCAGGAGTTAAAATGAATGAGCCGGCCTCAATGATTTTCTTTCGGTTTCGTCGGAACTCGCGATCTTTTTATCGCCACTCGGTTTGTTTATTGGGCTCAAGTTTGGACCGATTGGCGATTGCATTTCGGTGTGCTCAAACATGCCGACGAAACCTCAAGAAAACCCTGAGGCCGGCTCATTTTTTAATTCTCGCCGGCCTCTTTTTTTTCCTTGCCTGCGCCCCGGCAAAGGAGACCACGGAAGACCGCATTCAGCGGCTGGGGGGGGAGCTTCGCTGTCCGGTCTGCAGGGGCGTCCCCATCTCGGAATCTCCCGCCGCCCTCGCCAAGGAAATGATGGATACCCTTAAAGAACAGGCAGAAAAAGGAAAAAGTGATGAAGAGATTTTGAAATTTTTTGAAGAGCGCTACGGCGAGTGGGTTCTCCTGAAGCCCAAACCGGAAGGGATGAATTTGATGGTATGGATTTTGCCGGCGCTGGCCCTTGTGGGGGGAGCGGTGTTTATCATCACTTGGGTCAAGAAAGGAAAAATATGAACATCGGAACTCTCATTGGTTTTGTCTGCGTCATCGCCCTTCTGGGCGCCTCCATTTTCCTGGCCCTGCTGGACCGGAAGGAAAAGAGAAAGCCACGGGGTGGCGAGGGAAATCCGGAAAAGACGCGCTTTCTTTCAAAAATGGCCCTGGGGCTTTTTCTGGCCTCTTTTATCGGGGGGGTTGTCGTGACGCTGACGGCGGGGATTCGGACCCGGGAAGAGGGGGGAATCATCAGCGGAAAAATGATGGGAGGCCGCGCCGGTTCGGAAATGCCCCCGATGGCCGGTGGTGGGCCAATGACTTCAATCGGCGAGATCAACGAGAATGAATTCAACGCCCTGGTCGAAAAGGTGGAAAACAATCCCCATGACGTCAAATCGCTGGAACGGCTGGGGCATCTGTATCTGCAAATGCAGGATTTCGAAAATGTCTTCCGGTTGAGCCACGAGGCGGTTCAGGCGGACCCAAAAAGCGTGGAATCCCGCGTCCACCTGGGAATGGCCTTGAACGCGATGGGGGATATGGAGTCGGCCATGCGCCAGTTCGATCAGGCGCTGGCCCTCGATTCCAAAAACACGGAGGCCCTTTTGTTCAAGGGGATTGTCCAGTTTCAGGGAGTGGGTGACCTCGAGGGGGCCAAAAAGACGTGGGATCAATTCATGAAAGAAGCAAAACCGGATGATCCCGGCAGGGCCCGTGTCACCGCCTTTCTTCAGATGATCGAGGCCCAGCTCGGAAAAAAGTAGGATCGACTTAAAACTGCCGCCAAAAATCCTCGTGCCTTATCCCCCCCGTAGATTGAATGCGTCGATAGGCCGCATCGATTATTTTTCTGAATTTGGGGGTCAGCGCCAGCACCAGCCGCTCCAAATCATCCTCATTTTCGGGAACGGCCGCCAAAAGGGCTCTTGGATGGCCGTTCTTTGTGACAATAACGGGGCCCTTTTGCGTCAGATTGATGTAATTGCTAAGCCTGGTTTTCACATCGGCCAGCGGAGCTATCTTCATAATGCGACCTCCTCTTTTCCAATGATCAATTTGTCCCTTTTCTTGACTCCGATCGCCAAAATATAAACCTCTTTTTTGACATTGTCCGTCCGGTAAAAAACCCTGAACTCATTCCGCGCGCCGCACCGCAACTCCCAACCCATGTCAAACAGCGATGAACCGACAAGAGGTTTCCTGTTTTTGGCCTCTTTTTCCGGCTCGAAGGAAAGCATCTCCTCGACCGATCTCCGAATCAGAGAGCGGCATTTCTTCGGAATACAGGACAAATGGACCGCCACTTCCGCATCGTAAATCAGGTCGAAGCCCCTCCGCGCCATTTGACTATAATTATAGTCTAAATATTTTTTTTGTCAAAAGATAAGTCGTGGCCAGGTAATACCACTGTTTTGCCCTTCTCCGTTTACCATTATGACGAGAATCATGTTTTCTTGGGCCGGATTTTGGTATATGGAAGACGGGTGCTGTGGTTGGATTATTTAGTCAACAAACCAAAAGGAGACTGAAAGCTATGAAGAAAATTGCTGTTGTTTCGCTTATGGCCGCTGTTGTTTCTTTGGCCTGGATTTCCGGCGTCATGGCCGATGGAAAGGCCGACTACGAAGCCAAGTGCGCCAGTTGCCACGGCGCCGACGGGAAAGGAAAGGCCGCCATGGCCACAGCCATGAAGGTCGATCCTTCAGCCATGGATCTGACAAAGCCGGGCATCGATTGCGTCAAGGTTGTGACTGAAGGAAAGGGAAAGATGCCCTCCTACAAGGACAAGGGCATCGACATCGCGGCTGTCTGCGCCGCCGTTCCGAAGTAAATCCACTCTATGAAAACGGTTCCGACGGCCTTCTTTTATTTAAGCCGCCGGGGGAAAATCCTCGTCGTCATCGCCATGTTATTGGTGATGGGGGCGGGGGTTTTTGCTTATCGGGGTTACCGTTATGTTCAGCACGATCCCCGTTTCTGCCGATCGTGCCACATCATGGAGGAACCGTTTCAAAAATGGTCCACCTCACCCCATCACCTTGTCGACTGTCATCAATGCCACCAGCAGGGAACCGGGGAAAAACTCCGGCAGGCCTGGTTTTACATCACCCGGAGGCCCGACAAGGTTGTTCATCATCCTGAACTAAACCACACCGTCTGCGCCCAGTGCCATTTAAGCGATGACCCTCAGTGGAAGCGGGTGGGAAAAACGGCGGGGCATCAGGTGCATTTCAAAAAGGCAAAAATTGAGTGTATCGACTGTCATCTGGGAGGGGTGCATAAATTCCTAAGACCGGTGGATTCCTGCATCAAGTGTCACACCGACAAAACAGAGGGCCCCGGCAAAAAAATGGCCTTCCTGCACTGCACCGACTGTCACAACTTTCTGGCCGAAAAGGAGGGGCTGACGCCCGACCGGGCAACCTGTCTGGGATGTCATCAAAAAATCAGGGTGGGGGAGGAGTCGTTTCCGGCTGATGCCCCCATGTCGTCATTCGACTGCGCCGTTTGTCACAAGCCGCATGAAAAATTAAGACCCGACCAGGAGGTGTGCCTGACCTGTCATGCGGATGTCGCCCCGCCGCATCACGAAATGGGCCCCAACGCCTCCTGCACCGAATGCCACAAATCCCACCGGTGGAAGGTGCGGCAGGAGAGCTGATGTTTATCATATACACAATTCCCGGGGAGGATTAAGGATTAGGGTATGGCGAAAGTGGGCGCCCGAATCATCCTTGTTTTTTCGGCGGTTTTTCTTTTCCCCCCGACGGGAACCGCCGCCAACAACTGCGTGGAGTGCCATCAGAAACTCCTCCCCTCGGTGAACCGGGCGCACGACTACGCGGAGTGGGTGGGTTCGCGTCATGCCGAAAAGGGGATCACCTGCGAGATGTGCCACGGGGGAAATCCGGCAAAGACCGACGTTCCTTCCGCCCATAAGGGGATTCTCAAATCAAGCAGTCCGCAAAGCCCGCTCTATTTCAACCGGATTCCCGAGACCTGCGGCCGGTGCCACTCCGCCGAACTGGCTGAATTCAAAAAAAGCTACCACTACCGCGAACTGCAAAGGACGGGGCAGGGGCCCAACTGCGTCACCTGCCATGGCGCCATGGCTGCCCGCATTCCGGAGCCAGCCCAGCTGAAGGAAACCTGCTCCGTCTGTCACAAGGAACGACCAGTCGCAGACGAGGCGTTGGTGACGCTCAACCTCGCGAATCAGGCCGTGGAAAATCTCGACAAAGCCGTTGATGTAGCCCGAAAGGCGGGAAAAGAAGCCGGCCCCGCCGGGAATGCGCAAAAGACGCTCCAAAACCGCCTGTCAAAATTGAAAACGGGATGGCATTCATTTATCCTGGCCCCTCTCGCGAAGGAGGCCCGGCAGATCGCCGACGCCGCCCGCGAGGAAGAGGAGCGTCTGCGCCTCACCACGGGAACCGAGGGAAAATAATGGATATCGACCGCCGAAATTTTTTGAAACAGGGCATCTTTATCATGGGAGGCCTCATCACCGCGGGTATTGGCATTCCGGCCACCACCTATTTTCTGGCCCCCCTCTGGCACAAAGAGGAGGAAGACTGGATCGAAGCGGGGACGGTCGCCGACTTTCCCATCGGTGAACCCTTCAAGATTGATTTTGTCCAGCGAAAACACGACGGCTGGATGACGGTGGAAGGACGATCCAGCGCCTGGGCCGTGACCTCCGACGGAAAACAGTTCACCGTTTTCGACCCGCGTTGCACGCATCTCGGATGCCCCTACCGGTGGGACACGGAGAAGAAAAAATTTCTCTGTCCCTGCCACAACGCCGTTTTCAGCATCACGGGCGAGGTTTTGGCGGGGCCGCCCCCCCGGCCTCTTGACCATCTTCCGGCAAAGGTGGCGGGGGGAAAGCTGTTGATCAAGCCGGCGGAAAAAAAGGAAGAAGGATGATCTCCCGACTGATAAACTGGCTCGATGAAAGAATCGAGATCTTAAACATCAAAAAAACCCTTTTCGACCGGCTGATCCCCAAAGGGGTGGGGTGGCCCTATGTGCTGGGAAGCGTCAGCCTCTTTCTCTTCACCCTTCAGGTGGTCACCGGAATTCTTCTCGCGATGAACTATTCCCCTTCGCCGGAGCATGCCCATGCCTCTGTCGCCTACATCATGCAGAAGATTCCGATGGGGAAGGTGGTGCGCGGCCTCCACCACTGGGGGGCCTCCTTCATGGTGGTGGCGGTAACCCTTCACCTCCTTCGCACCTTCTTTTACGGCGCCTACAAATATCCGCGGGAGCTGACCTGGATAACCGGCCTCTTCATCTGGCTTTTGGTTCTCGGTTTCGGGTTTACCGGTTACCTTCTCCCGTGGGACCAGAAGGCCTACTGGGCCACCATGGTGGGAACCAATATCGCCTCGCAGGCCCCCCTCCTTGGGCCGGCCATCGCCAAGGTACTGCGCGGGGGAGAGGCGCTGGGGGCGGTCACTCTGACCCGCTTTTACGCCTTTCATGTCCTCCTCCTGCCGGCGCTGATCGTTCTCTTGCTCGCCGTTCATCTTTGTCTGGTGGTCCGGCTGGGGATTTCCGCCCCTCCGGAAAAGGAAAAAAAGCCATGACCCCTCCCGACTGGAAGGAAAAAATCCGCCGGCGATATGAGGAACTCAAAAAAGCGGGGAAACCGTTTTTTCCGGACATCATTTTCAAGGACACCGTCGCCGTTCTTCTGGTGCTGGCCGCCCTCGTGATTGTTGTTTTGGTTGTTCCCGCCCCGCTCGAGGAAATTGCCGATCCCACCGACAACACCTATAACCCGCGTCCCGACTGGTATTTTCTCTTCCTGTTTCAGGCCTTGAAACTGTTTCCCGGCTCTCTCGAGGCGGTGGCCGCCATTATTCTTCCCACACTGGTTCTCCTATTTCTTCTGTTCCTCCCTTTTATCGACCGCAGCCCCAAACGTCATCCTTTCGACAGGCCGATTTTGACCTTCGCCGGACTGGCGGCCATTGCGGTGGTGGCAACGCTCACCTATGCCGGTCTCAAATCGCCGCTCCTTAACCCGGTGGTGCCGAAAGATGCCATGGTGCTGGCAGGTCAGCAGCTCTATCAGAACCTGCACTGTTCCTATTGTCACAGCATCAACGGCAGAGGGGGCCTCTTCGCCCCCGACCTCTCCACGGTGGGGGCGCGCCGCGATGCCAGGTGGCTGGCCGAACATTTTCGCGACCCCCAGGCGGTCTCTCCCCATTCGCTCATGCCCCGCTTGAATCTCCTGCCGGAGGAAACCGATCAGCTGGTGGCTTTTATGGGCACTTTGGGCGGAAGCGGGCCGTTCACCGAAGAAGCCCCAAAATTGTTCGCCGAACATTGCGGTGCCTGCCACAATTTGGACGGCCAAGGGGGAGATACCGGCCCCGAGCTGACCACCATCCGTACCTACCGCGACAAGGGAACCGTTTATACCTACATCCGGGATCCCTCCTCCATGAACCCCGGCTCGATCATGCCCGGTTTTCAAAACGCCTTAACCGATGCGCAAATCGAGGACCTTT comes from the Deltaproteobacteria bacterium genome and includes:
- a CDS encoding FG-GAP repeat protein; the encoded protein is MVGARYEGSGGSDAGAAYLVLGPVTSGTTSLSSADAKLVGEASYDNAGSAVAGAGDVDNDGYDDLLVGAIGESGGAWAGAAYLILGGE
- the rpsT gene encoding 30S ribosomal protein S20 — its product is MATHASALKRQRQNEKRRARNRTVKSALKSLIKQVKSAKSKANAAPHLQSAISRLSKAAQKGIIHKNNASRHISRLTQFVNHLS
- a CDS encoding ABC transporter ATP-binding protein, producing MTDHLVEMKEAGRRFGRSWVLSRCNLKIGRGESVALFGNNGSGKSTLLKMVATLLAPTTGTITVAGHDTQKEKREIRPRIRYLAHEKQLYEPLTVMENLRLTASLRGVDRPLETVLQRVGIDRFKNYKVEELSEGTRKRLMLARLLLGEADLILLDEPRKEILNEIIRGWKKEGKTVILASHDHEQALSHADRLVILKDGTIDYDGKPK
- a CDS encoding heme exporter protein CcmB produces the protein MIQFIRQIAAILKKDLRTELREADHILSVVLFGFVLFVLFSFALSIEPELMRKMAPGLFWLAVFFSSVLTLERSFQREVEDGQWEGLLLAGGDVRALYLGKMLSNLALVLALQIILLPLMGILFDLSLSWSLLGVILLGSLGISTLGTCYAGLTVSLKGGQALLPILLFPMLIPLLLAATETTRFILAHDLFDQQMVWIKLLILFDTIFLLGALLNAENFFDR
- the ccsA gene encoding cytochrome c biogenesis protein CcsA, which codes for MKKLIAIFLIFFLAFAQYRGLFVAPPDSMMGEVYRILYVHVPAAWNAFIFLFVSFAGSVLYLIRKKERWDRLAASSAEIGLVLTGLALLLGSTWGRPTWGVWWTWDPRLTTTALLFVLYAGYHILRKLIADPLRRAKMSAGVGVLIFLNVPLVYFSVKWWRSLHQVQSSPQTMDPSMVLPLRLNALAILGIGLLFLFIRMNLAKRKAAIDEKEALPPGGGTS
- a CDS encoding CcmD family protein, which gives rise to MIQGGWEYVVAAYTITWVVLGGYALSLWVRHRRLLKKE
- a CDS encoding cytochrome c maturation protein CcmE; translation: MKTILTLLAVVIILAGLGYLLRGGIEKNIVYFVTPSELAAKGPRAVGNPVRLGGMVEKGSIQTNAGITTFRLADEHHVIPVVTTKTPPQMFQEGIGAVVEGALKADGQFEADRLMVKHGNEYRPPKEGEMPQEIYRQLKQENP
- a CDS encoding DUF1016 domain-containing protein, yielding MKPKKQPKSRSIVPDRETALYKRIRDLIITARKTVVRGIDLVQVHTNFEIGRHIVAHEQQGKSRAAYGKEVLKRLAQKLMIEFGRGFSKSNLEYMRRFFLAYQERAQITQTKTGQSAITLCSEYNIAQFETGQLVPPSSKQSPFCLSWTHYVFLLGIKNPDERSFYEIEAENQGWNLKELKRQFNSSLYERLALSRDKAGIQKLAQKGQLVEKPEDFLKEPLVLEFLGLDEQVRYSESDLESAIISQIEHFLLELGKGFLFESRQRRFTFDEEHFFVDLVFYNRLLRCYVIVDLKIGKLTHQDLGQMQMYVNYFDRFVKTKAEHSTIGIVLCKKKKDAIVKITLPKDANIHAKEYQLYLPSKEELKKKLLEWIDEEK